The sequence CTGCCCGCGGCCGCCGTCACCCTCTTCGCCGCCGCTCTGACGGCCGCCGCGGGGCACGGCCCGGCGCGGGCGGCCGTCACCGTGGGCGCGGTGGCCGCCGGACAGCTGTCGGTGGGCTGGTGCAACGACCGGGCCGACCTACGGCGCGACCTGGCCACCGGCCGAGCGGACAAACCGCTCGTCGCCGGTACGGTGCCGGCCCCGGCCGTGACCTGGGCCGCGGCCGGGGCGCTGCTGCTCTGCGTCGCGCTGTCGCCGGCCTGTGGGCCGCTCGCCGGGGCGGCGCACCTCGTCGGCGTGGCGGCCGCCTGGGCCTACAACCTCAGGCTGAAGAGCACGGCCGCCTCCTGGCTCCCGTACGCCCTGGCCTTCGGCCTGCTGCCCGCCTTCGTCACGCTGGGCCTGCCCGGCGCTCCTTGGCCGCCCCCGTGGCTGACGGCCGCCGCCGCCCTCCTCGGCGTGGGCGCGCACTTCGCCAACGTGCTGCCCGACATCGAGGACGACCTGGCCACCGGCGTGGCGGGGCTGCCGCAGCGGCTCGGCCGCCGGGTCTCGGCCGCCCTGGCCGGGCTGCTCGTCCTCGGTTCGACCACCACCTTGGTCGTGGGTCCACCGGGGCGGGTGACGACGTACGGCTGGACGCTGCTCGCCGCGACCACGACGGCACTGCTCCTCGCGGCCCGCCGGCCAGCCGGAAGGCTCCCGTTCCTGGCCACGATGGCGGTGGCCGGAGCCGACGTGGTCCTGCTGGTCGTCGAACTCCGCCCGTGAGCCGCCGCGACGAGCGGGCTCACTCCGCGCGCAGGGCCCGCGCCGTACGGGTGCGCGCCGCCCAGAACGCGGGGGCCGAGGCGCCGGCCACGGCGAGCGGCACACCGGCGAAGGCCATCAGGAGGGGCAGCAGCCCACCGTGGACGTCGATGAACGCCTGCGGAATCGTGAACCCGGCCGCCCGCCCCATCGCCGGCATCACCGCACGGTGCAGGGCGGCGCCCAGCGGCGCCCCGACCGCCCCGGCGACCAGGCCGATCGCGGCCACGCCCGTCAGGACCTGGACGACGGTCTGCCGGGGAGTCATCCCCAGTGCCTTGAGGACACCTTGGTCGTGGACCCGGTCGCGGGTGTCCAGGACGACCGTGTTGAGGACGCCGAGCCCGGCCACGGCGACGAGCATCAGGGTGAGCATCGCGATCAGCCCCCGCATCGCGGTGAGGACGCTCGACGAGGGACTCTCGGTGGCCGAGGCCTGGGCGCCCAGCGGCTCCAGGACCTGGTTCAGCTCCGCGAGGTAGCGGTCCCGGTCCGTCCCCGACGTCAGCTCGACCCCGAACACGGCGGGCAGATAAGGGGATTCCAGTACGGCGACCGACTCCAGCGAGGTGCGCAGCGTCATCCCGTCGTCGCCCAGGTCGAAGACCTCGCCGACGATCGTCAGCCGGGCCGAGCGCCCCTGCTCGGAGACGACGAGGTCGTCCCCGACGCGCAGCCCGGTGGCCTGCAGGAACCGGCCCGCGACGACGGCCTCGCCCCGCGCGGCGAACCAGCGCCCCGAGATCATCGCCGTTGCGGCCCCCTCCCCCTCGTACGCCACGAGCGGCGCGCCGCCCGTCAGCCCCGCCACGTCCACCTCGGTACGGG comes from Streptomyces virginiae and encodes:
- a CDS encoding UbiA family prenyltransferase, with the protein product MPATRTTQTHENAEAPGRAASGPARVLALTRGLAAACHPLPAAAVTLFAAALTAAAGHGPARAAVTVGAVAAGQLSVGWCNDRADLRRDLATGRADKPLVAGTVPAPAVTWAAAGALLLCVALSPACGPLAGAAHLVGVAAAWAYNLRLKSTAASWLPYALAFGLLPAFVTLGLPGAPWPPPWLTAAAALLGVGAHFANVLPDIEDDLATGVAGLPQRLGRRVSAALAGLLVLGSTTTLVVGPPGRVTTYGWTLLAATTTALLLAARRPAGRLPFLATMAVAGADVVLLVVELRP